In Microbacterium binotii, one DNA window encodes the following:
- a CDS encoding HAD family hydrolase, whose protein sequence is MTDLPDLSSYDAVLFDLDGVLTPTAEVHMHAWQTMFEELFAAWGITPPYTEQDYFLHLDGKKRYDGVASLLRSRDVEVPWGEPDDDPSADTVCGIGNRKNEVFARVLRGEGIAPYPGSLRLVDQLRERGVPVAVVSSSKNAEEVLAAAGIRDRFAVVMDGVVAERENLASKPAPDVFLGGARMLGVDPARSAAVEDALSGAASAQAAGFALVVGVDRGVGAEALRAAGADVVVDDLAAFVD, encoded by the coding sequence GTGACCGACCTGCCCGATCTGTCTTCCTACGACGCCGTGCTCTTCGACCTCGACGGGGTGCTCACCCCGACGGCCGAGGTGCACATGCACGCCTGGCAGACGATGTTCGAGGAGCTGTTCGCCGCGTGGGGCATCACCCCGCCCTACACGGAACAGGACTACTTCCTGCACCTGGACGGCAAGAAGCGCTATGACGGCGTCGCGAGCCTGCTGCGCTCGCGCGACGTCGAGGTGCCCTGGGGTGAGCCGGACGACGATCCGTCCGCGGACACGGTCTGCGGCATCGGCAACCGGAAGAACGAGGTCTTCGCCCGGGTGCTGCGCGGCGAGGGGATCGCGCCGTACCCCGGCTCGCTGCGCCTGGTCGATCAGCTCCGCGAGCGCGGCGTGCCCGTCGCCGTGGTCTCCAGCTCGAAGAACGCGGAAGAGGTGCTCGCCGCCGCCGGCATCCGTGACCGGTTCGCCGTCGTGATGGACGGCGTCGTCGCCGAGCGCGAGAACCTCGCGTCCAAGCCCGCGCCCGACGTCTTCCTCGGCGGCGCGCGGATGCTGGGGGTCGACCCCGCGCGCAGTGCCGCCGTCGAAGACGCGCTGAGCGGTGCCGCATCCGCTCAGGCCGCGGGCTTCGCCCTGGTCGTGGGCGTCGATCGCGGCGTCGGTGCCGAGGCGCTGCGCGCCGCCGGCGCGGACGTGGTCGTGGACGACCTCGCCGCCTTCGTAGACTGA
- a CDS encoding glycoside hydrolase family 65 protein, which produces MIDRDRFPVDPWRLVERSFDIDEAGVTETLFTVGNGYLGLRGNQPEGRFGHEQGTFINGFHEVFPIRHAEQAYGFAEVGQTIINAPDAKVMRVYVDDEPLSFDLAEILEYERILDLRDGVLRRHLLWRTPSGKEVRIDFERMVSFEEKHLALMSIEVTVLNADAPVTISCQLVNRQDGEDVYGGRPASKLKAGFDPRRAERIEERVLQPQEFWQDGARSVLSYKVTHSEMTLAVAADHIVETTNEYTARTLIQPDIAKNVFRVQAKAGVPVKVTKLVSYHTSRGVPAAELVDRCRRTLDRALQEGVATQYAVQRAWLDAFWDRSDVRIAGHDDLQQATRWCLFQLAQAAARADGLGVPAKGVSGSGYSGHYFWDTEVYVLPFLTYTSPHWARNALRMRVHMLPDARRRAFQLNEAGALFPWRTINGEEASAYYAAGTAQYHINADVSFALAKYVRATGDVDFLYREAVDIAVETARLWNSLGFWRDEVDGADSFHIHGVTGPDEYTTVVNDNLFTNVMARFNLRFAARTVREMELAAPEAYRLMADRLGLDPEEPEIWEKAADAMHIPFSPALGIHPQDAVFLEREVWDLENTPDEQRPLLLHFHPLVIYRYQVLKQADVVLALFLQGNHFTEAEKLADFQYYDPLTTGDSTLSGVVQSILAAEVGYQDLALEYFLDSIFVDLADLHNNAADGVHVASAGGVWASLVSGFGGMRDHYGELTFDPRLPAAWPELSYALTWHASHLDITLRRDEMIVRNRAGGEDVAFSVRGVAYTISPDEELVVPLATQGPVRPGRPTLQMFADVRREDGTLLSASVPTLTASLPVVTGPTLIGENEAHFDA; this is translated from the coding sequence ATGATCGATAGAGACCGTTTCCCGGTCGACCCGTGGCGACTCGTCGAGCGTTCGTTCGACATCGACGAGGCGGGCGTCACCGAGACGCTGTTCACCGTGGGCAACGGATATCTGGGGCTGCGGGGGAATCAGCCCGAGGGGCGCTTCGGCCACGAGCAGGGCACCTTCATCAACGGCTTCCACGAGGTGTTCCCGATCCGTCACGCCGAGCAGGCCTACGGCTTCGCCGAGGTCGGACAGACGATCATCAACGCCCCCGATGCCAAGGTCATGCGCGTCTACGTCGACGACGAGCCGCTCTCGTTCGATCTCGCCGAGATCCTCGAGTACGAGCGCATCCTCGACCTGCGCGACGGAGTGCTGCGCCGACACCTGCTCTGGCGCACGCCCTCCGGCAAGGAGGTACGCATCGACTTCGAGCGCATGGTGTCGTTCGAGGAGAAGCACCTCGCGCTGATGAGCATCGAGGTGACGGTGCTCAACGCCGACGCCCCCGTGACCATCAGCTGTCAGCTCGTGAACCGCCAGGACGGCGAGGACGTGTACGGCGGTCGGCCGGCGAGCAAGCTCAAAGCCGGCTTCGACCCGCGCCGCGCCGAGCGCATCGAGGAGCGGGTGCTGCAGCCGCAGGAGTTCTGGCAGGACGGCGCGCGCTCCGTGCTCAGCTACAAGGTGACGCACTCGGAGATGACGCTCGCCGTCGCCGCCGACCACATCGTCGAGACCACGAACGAGTACACGGCGCGCACCCTCATCCAGCCTGACATCGCCAAGAACGTGTTCCGCGTGCAGGCGAAGGCCGGGGTTCCCGTCAAGGTCACGAAGCTCGTCAGCTACCACACCTCGCGCGGGGTGCCCGCGGCCGAGCTCGTCGACCGGTGCCGCCGCACGCTCGACCGCGCCCTCCAGGAGGGCGTGGCGACGCAGTACGCCGTGCAGCGCGCGTGGCTGGACGCCTTCTGGGACCGCTCGGACGTGCGCATCGCCGGACACGACGACCTGCAGCAGGCCACGCGCTGGTGCCTCTTCCAGCTCGCGCAGGCGGCGGCCCGGGCCGACGGTCTGGGCGTGCCCGCCAAGGGCGTCTCGGGATCGGGATACAGCGGGCACTACTTCTGGGACACCGAGGTGTACGTGCTGCCCTTCCTCACGTACACGAGCCCGCACTGGGCACGCAACGCCCTGCGGATGCGGGTGCACATGCTCCCCGACGCGCGTCGCCGCGCCTTCCAGCTCAACGAGGCGGGCGCGCTGTTCCCCTGGCGCACGATCAACGGCGAGGAGGCCTCGGCCTACTACGCCGCCGGAACCGCGCAGTACCACATCAACGCCGACGTGAGCTTCGCGCTCGCAAAGTACGTGCGCGCCACCGGCGACGTCGACTTCCTCTACCGCGAGGCGGTCGACATCGCCGTCGAGACCGCGCGGCTGTGGAACTCGCTCGGGTTCTGGCGCGACGAGGTCGACGGTGCGGACTCGTTCCACATCCACGGCGTCACCGGTCCCGACGAGTACACGACGGTCGTCAACGACAACCTCTTCACGAACGTCATGGCGCGCTTCAACCTGCGCTTCGCCGCTCGCACCGTCCGCGAGATGGAGCTCGCCGCTCCGGAGGCCTACCGCCTCATGGCCGACAGGCTGGGGCTGGACCCGGAGGAGCCGGAGATCTGGGAGAAGGCGGCCGATGCGATGCACATCCCCTTCAGCCCGGCGCTCGGCATCCATCCGCAGGACGCCGTGTTCCTCGAGCGCGAGGTGTGGGACCTGGAGAACACCCCGGACGAGCAGCGTCCGCTGCTACTGCACTTCCACCCGCTCGTGATCTACCGCTACCAGGTGCTGAAGCAGGCGGATGTGGTGCTCGCACTGTTCCTGCAGGGCAATCACTTCACGGAGGCGGAGAAGCTCGCCGACTTCCAGTACTACGACCCGCTGACCACCGGCGACTCGACACTGTCGGGCGTCGTGCAGTCGATCCTGGCGGCGGAGGTCGGCTACCAGGACCTCGCGCTGGAGTACTTCCTGGACTCGATCTTCGTGGACCTCGCCGACCTCCACAACAACGCGGCGGACGGCGTGCACGTCGCCTCCGCGGGCGGCGTGTGGGCGTCGCTGGTGTCCGGCTTCGGCGGGATGCGCGACCACTACGGCGAGCTGACGTTCGACCCGCGGCTGCCCGCCGCGTGGCCCGAGCTCTCCTACGCGCTCACGTGGCACGCGTCGCACTTGGACATCACGCTGCGTCGTGACGAGATGATCGTGCGCAACCGCGCCGGGGGAGAGGACGTCGCCTTCTCCGTGCGCGGTGTCGCCTACACGATCTCCCCCGATGAGGAGCTCGTCGTGCCGCTGGCCACGCAGGGCCCCGTGCGCCCGGGGCGGCCGACGCTCCAGATGTTCGCCGACGTCAGGCGCGAGGACGGCACGCTGCTCTCCGCATCCGTGCCCACGCTCACCGCCTCGCTTCCCGTCGTGACCGGGCCGACGCTCATCGGCGAGAACGAGGCGCACTTCGATGCCTGA